A single Paraburkholderia sp. D15 DNA region contains:
- a CDS encoding NAD-dependent succinate-semialdehyde dehydrogenase, with protein sequence MKFDSRSHGYPRLAMFVDGEWVEGGGRRTHQVVNPATCDTIGEMPLANAADLDRALEASRRGFHIWRNSAADERSRVLAGAARLMRERVEQIAGNVTLEQGKLLVEAKNEVLASAALFDFYAGEAKRIYGRVLSRPSGARSLVVKEPIGPVAAFTPWNFPVDSPARKLGAPIAAGCSVILKPAEEAPASAIAVIQALLDAGLPKEVAQLVCGVPDEVSRHLLASPIIRKASFTGSTAVGKHLMRLCADTMKRTTMELGGHAPVIIFDDADVDKAVNILVATKYRNAGQVCVSPTRFYVQDGIYDRFVSAFSSRVEKINIGDGLDETSMMGPTANPRRPVALEGLIADAVSHGARVRVGGERPDGKGFFFRPTVLSEVTAHARIMNEEPFGPIALTARFSTFDEVVEQANRLPFGLAAFAFTENGRRANLIADAIEAGMVGINTTVIRYADSPFQGVKESGHGSEDGPEGVDACLVTKSIHQI encoded by the coding sequence ATGAAATTTGATTCCAGAAGTCACGGATATCCCAGACTCGCCATGTTCGTCGACGGAGAGTGGGTCGAGGGAGGGGGGCGTCGCACTCACCAGGTCGTTAATCCCGCGACGTGCGACACGATCGGCGAGATGCCGCTCGCCAATGCCGCGGATCTCGATCGCGCGCTGGAGGCTTCGCGCAGGGGTTTTCATATCTGGCGCAACAGCGCCGCCGACGAGAGAAGCCGGGTGCTTGCCGGTGCGGCGCGACTGATGCGCGAACGCGTCGAACAGATTGCGGGGAACGTCACGCTGGAGCAAGGAAAGCTTCTTGTCGAGGCAAAGAACGAAGTGCTCGCGAGTGCCGCGCTTTTCGATTTCTATGCGGGCGAGGCAAAGCGAATTTATGGACGTGTCCTGTCTCGACCCAGCGGCGCGCGCTCCTTGGTCGTGAAGGAGCCGATCGGTCCGGTCGCGGCGTTCACGCCGTGGAATTTTCCGGTCGATAGCCCTGCACGCAAGCTGGGCGCACCGATCGCAGCGGGCTGCTCGGTCATCCTGAAACCGGCGGAGGAAGCGCCTGCCTCCGCGATTGCCGTGATTCAGGCTTTGCTCGACGCCGGGCTGCCGAAAGAGGTGGCGCAGCTCGTGTGTGGCGTACCGGACGAAGTCTCTCGCCATTTGTTGGCCTCGCCGATCATTCGCAAAGCGAGCTTCACCGGCTCCACGGCAGTCGGCAAACACCTCATGCGTCTTTGCGCCGACACGATGAAGCGCACGACGATGGAATTGGGCGGCCACGCGCCCGTCATCATTTTCGACGACGCCGACGTCGATAAGGCGGTCAACATTCTGGTCGCGACGAAGTATCGAAACGCGGGGCAGGTGTGTGTGTCGCCCACGCGATTCTATGTGCAGGACGGAATCTATGACCGCTTCGTCAGCGCCTTTTCTTCGCGTGTGGAAAAGATCAACATCGGCGACGGCCTCGACGAGACCAGCATGATGGGGCCCACAGCGAACCCTCGGCGCCCCGTCGCGCTGGAAGGCTTGATTGCCGATGCGGTGTCGCATGGCGCGAGAGTTCGAGTGGGCGGTGAACGTCCGGACGGAAAGGGCTTCTTCTTCCGTCCGACTGTCCTCTCCGAGGTAACGGCCCACGCCCGCATCATGAATGAAGAACCCTTTGGGCCGATCGCATTGACCGCCCGGTTCTCGACCTTCGATGAAGTCGTGGAGCAGGCCAACCGGCTTCCGTTCGGCCTCGCCGCGTTCGCTTTCACCGAAAACGGGCGGCGTGCGAATCTGATTGCGGATGCCATCGAAGCGGGCATGGTCGGCATCAATACGACGGTGATCCGCTATGCCGATAGTCCGTTCCAAGGGGTCAAGGAAAGTGGACACGGTTCGGAGGACGGCCCGGAAGGTGTCGACGCCTGCCTGGTCACGAAGTCGATTCATCAGATCTAA
- a CDS encoding LysR substrate-binding domain-containing protein produces the protein MPVAQRTLAELESAVRDIGDMSDVENRRATVAVTPAMAAGILPAVLTSIANAYPHIEIHMKEADSSQIIALIDSGEVDLGVDAVVKSSPGITREVVGTFDMVYVCRDEFREVRFGGTAFSAEMDWADIPAAPLIGMSAGNPMQQIIDQRLMDLGRAIVQREAFSHLLTIVALVEAGHGAAILPAFVLPMCARFSVQATHLRRPSDSIDVYVARKSGRTNSEICTIFTEAVTLKLRSLVNAAAPG, from the coding sequence TTGCCGGTCGCCCAGCGTACGCTGGCGGAACTCGAATCGGCGGTGCGCGACATCGGCGACATGTCGGATGTCGAAAATCGTCGTGCGACGGTGGCCGTCACGCCGGCCATGGCGGCGGGCATTTTGCCGGCGGTGCTGACCTCCATCGCGAACGCGTATCCGCACATCGAGATTCATATGAAAGAAGCGGATTCGAGCCAGATCATCGCGCTCATCGATTCGGGCGAAGTCGATCTCGGTGTGGATGCCGTCGTTAAAAGTTCGCCGGGCATTACCCGGGAGGTGGTCGGCACCTTCGACATGGTGTATGTCTGCCGGGACGAATTTAGAGAAGTCCGATTCGGCGGCACGGCTTTTTCCGCCGAAATGGATTGGGCGGACATTCCCGCCGCGCCGTTGATCGGCATGTCCGCCGGTAATCCCATGCAACAGATCATCGATCAACGACTGATGGACTTGGGGCGCGCCATTGTCCAGCGGGAAGCGTTCAGTCATCTGCTGACCATTGTGGCGCTTGTCGAGGCCGGCCATGGCGCGGCGATCCTGCCCGCGTTCGTGCTGCCCATGTGTGCGCGCTTCTCCGTGCAGGCGACCCATTTAAGGCGGCCGAGCGATTCGATCGACGTGTACGTCGCTCGCAAATCTGGACGGACGAACTCGGAAATCTGCACCATTTTCACCGAGGCCGTGACCCTGAAGCTGCGTTCGCTCGTCAATGCCGCAGCGCCGGGTTGA